AATGTCTTCTTCCTCTGGCAGTTGACCATCTTTGCCGTCCCACGGTTCAATTGTGTTGATTTTCGGAATCTCAGCTCCCTTGACTGGGGCAGTATTTCCACGGCCATAGGACAGGTCCCGCAAGAACTCATTGACACCGTCTTCAGAGAATGAACCTCGTAGCAGCGAATACTTCATTTTCTTGGTATTAACGACAGCCATTGCCGGATATCCGAATCCCCCGATGTCCAGATTGTTCTCAATGGCCAGCTGCGCACCGCCTTCGCTCCACAGCCATCCCCATTGCTTTTTCTTGTACTTCTCACCCATCTTGTTCAGCATGTTAATGTACTTGTTCCGGCAGGCCGCATCGCAATCCAGAATGTGTGGCAGAACCGAAAGTACGCACAATGGTTTATCTTtgcaatttttggagaaaactTCTTCGGAAGTTAGCTGAACAATTTCCGGTGCTGGAATGTTTTCAGTGTACTTTTCTAATGCCCAGTTGACAATATCCGACGAGGTACGTCCACCGTCATAGTCCTGTGCCGAGTCACGGTCCTTCGGCCCCCCAGCAAAGAATTTAATCGTAGGATAACCTTGAACTCCAAACTGTTGTGCCTTGAGGGTGTGAACTGTGGCATCCAATGCTCCTAGCTTAACTTTGCCCTTGAGTTCGCTAGCAGCTTTGTCCCAGTGAGGAGCCAAGTTTTTGCAATGACCACACCAAGGAGCGAAGAATTCAACCAACCAAATGTCGTCGCTGTTCAAAACCAGTTTGTCGAAGTTAGAATCAGTCAGTTCAATGACATCCTTTCCGGAGCTTCCGCTATCCGAACCGCCACCACTGCTGCTGCTTCCACCTCCACCGAGGacgttcttgattttctttttcgCTTCGGCCAGTGCAGATTCCGCGATGTCCTTCGCTGTTCTCTGGCCATTGTAATCAACCGGTGATCGTTTGCTGGCACCGAATATCTTAATAGTGGGATAGCCACGGACGCCATACTGTGAACAAATGCTTTGCTCCTCCTCGCAGTTGACGCCGCCCACCTTGATCACTCCTTTTAGGGCAGTAGCGGCCTTCTTGTACTCCGGAACAAGGTTCCGGCAGTGTCCACAAAATGGTGCGTAAAACTCGACAACCCACACTTCGTCGCTTTTGATAACATTCCGATCAAAATTGCTAGCGGTCAGTTCCACCACATCATCGGACGAGGAATAAAGAGCCCAGCCGGAACTGGCCAAACAAACGAGAAGGGTTGACGCAACCCAAAACGATGACGTGCCCATTTTGCTCAATGCCTATCCAGTCTTCTTCTTTTTCCTACTGATAATACCCGGTGGAAGCTCCGTTTTGTGCCGGTGATTTGTATGAAAAAGctgggaaaatttaattttacgtTATTGTTAGAAGTTGGactaaatggaatttttttgcTTACCGTATGCTATGTACTGTTTAACTTCCGAATAACTTGTGCAAAATGTCGCTCCGGTGTTTTCTCAAGGAAGGAAGTAGGTTGTTTCGCGACGATGTGTGTCCGACTGTCAGTGGCTTGGCAATTCTTCGCCCAATTCTTCGCAGATCAGAGTGAACTTCGATGAAGTTGATTTGGTCGAACGGGATTGGTTAGTCGCTGAATGAGAACAAAGCTCCCGATAGTTCGGAGTGTTCATCTCGCAGAAAGCTCAGGGTGAACTAGCGGATGACTAAGGCGTgtcataatcaaaatttttgcaataacAAATGTAAACGTTGAATAATCTATTTCAAAAAGTAATATCAGAACAAAAATGCAAACTCTAAACTATTCTTGTTTGAAAATGCTAATCTGCGAAATTATGAATGTTGTGGAAATCTGTTATGGGCATAATCAAGCTCAAAAAGTTTCACGTCGGTGTGTTATGGGTTGTTTTGGCAAAAACGAACTattcagaatatttttaacttcagcttgtacatgtaatcaaaaatagcaaaaaaaaatgtaagcgatttttccaaaaagattagATAGAAGTATTTCAACATTCTTACAACTGATaggttatttaaaatttgcaattattattattattatttttattttttttcaattatttttttggttttcctcAGCCCATTTTCACCGCACAGCACATGGTTGGCATGCGATTCGTCTACGTCGATCAGAATGATCAGACCATACGCTTGCTAGGACAAAACGATGCGGTTCTGGTCAACCTGCTGTTCTTCGTGACGTTCCTAGCCATGGAAGGGTGTCGCTTTCTGATGGTGCATCACTGTTTCGAGGTAGGTGGTTTTCACTTTCAATTACGGATATACCTAAATTGATTATcaattttaatgtaattttactCACTTTATTTAAGGATCTTTCCGACGAGAACATGAAATATTTGGAACGTTATTTGAAGGCTTTGATTGGCAATAGGATGCAGTTGGTCATCAGTCGAGACAGAAAAgattaaatttaagtttgaaaaaggtgGTAACGTttctcattatttttgtttactttaaaaacaagcaaatttgttaatgataatacgaatttttaaaggaatacaattatttttttataatcataaaaTAGCATATTTAAGGTACATTATATTCTAGATACTAAGAATAAAACTGTTCCCACATTCTAAAGATCTCTTTTGTTCTTGTACAGAGTAGGTTTATCGAAAACTTGTTTCATCCCGCCGGCGCGCTCGTTGTGGAATTTAACATTGTTTGTCGTGTCGTTAAACCAGGGCGAGTCGAATTTGGTCGTGTCTTGATCCACCAGATGGGTGTACTTGGTGCGACCACATCGTCCAAAGTTCTTGACCTGCATAACCTTCGGCAAGATTGTCTTGTCAAAGTGATCTTCCAGTGTTGGTGTTGAGAAGTCCTGTTTGTAAACCTCGTCTTCCTTGTCCAGGTAGAACGCACCCCGATGATAATATTTCTGCAGAAACTTGTACT
This sequence is a window from Uranotaenia lowii strain MFRU-FL unplaced genomic scaffold, ASM2978415v1 HiC_scaffold_769, whole genome shotgun sequence. Protein-coding genes within it:
- the LOC129760790 gene encoding protein disulfide-isomerase A6 homolog → MGTSSFWVASTLLVCLASSGWALYSSSDDVVELTASNFDRNVIKSDEVWVVEFYAPFCGHCRNLVPEYKKAATALKGVIKVGGVNCEEEQSICSQYGVRGYPTIKIFGASKRSPVDYNGQRTAKDIAESALAEAKKKIKNVLGGGGSSSSGGGSDSGSSGKDVIELTDSNFDKLVLNSDDIWLVEFFAPWCGHCKNLAPHWDKAASELKGKVKLGALDATVHTLKAQQFGVQGYPTIKFFAGGPKDRDSAQDYDGGRTSSDIVNWALEKYTENIPAPEIVQLTSEEVFSKNCKDKPLCVLSVLPHILDCDAACRNKYINMLNKMGEKYKKKQWGWLWSEGGAQLAIENNLDIGGFGYPAMAVVNTKKMKYSLLRGSFSEDGVNEFLRDLSYGRGNTAPVKGAEIPKINTIEPWDGKDGQLPEEEDIDLSDVDLDDKDEL